A single Clupea harengus unplaced genomic scaffold, Ch_v2.0.2, whole genome shotgun sequence DNA region contains:
- the LOC122131276 gene encoding glutamate receptor ionotropic, NMDA 2A-like, translating into MAVGSLTINEERSEVIDFSVPFVETGISVMVSRSNGTVSPSAFLEPFSPSVWVMMFVMLLLVTAIAVFMFEFISPLGFNRNLAQGKDPHGPSFTVGKAIWLLWGLVFNNSVPVQNPRGTTSKFIVSVWAFFAVIFLASYTANLAAFMIQEEFVDQVTGLSDKKFQSPYSFSPPFRFGTVPNGSTERNIRKNYPDMHQYMVKYHQGGVQDALVSLKTGKLDAFIYDAAVLNYMAGRDDGCKLVTIGSGYVFATTGYGIALQKGSYWKRQVDLAILGIIGDGEMEELEAQWLTGICHHEKNEVMSSQLDVDNMAGVFYMLAAAMGLALITFVWEHLFYWRLRFCLTGRCSGQPGLLFTISRGIWSCIHGVHIELKKPPELGFSPQQNMLHLFKSAKELAAPGGRQGNPSVPQAPPGLFQIMGVAKGNSLGVAKDTVYSNTGSLLSNRLKEPLNNASLLPGQRAALTLPDAPMHNVTGGGGGGVGGGEKGVSNASKPRALWKKSVETLRQGAPPPSSEDPPSAAPAAVSMATPPNAAQQLESRLPMKTQRYLPEEAPDLSTAEGKGHAGVTSGNGGNKPAKEPTLRKRGCRLPRDLSDLELSTLRSQQSGSIQSNHTTTSLHHLFSQGSQSSQGGGGGGGGGSVFTIDSSLDQEPAAALHFPDLFSDHHHHHHRDNGSSSKNPPMHTQQPILQLNSSLLTSLPPHLGHTPHHPDVMATAAAAKDKKYNTYGKPGLGGGVSGGGGTGGGALTHCRSCLSRVGGSSSSGGGGYSGLYTVRSPPLRCDACLHSASLYDISEDHLQHLPDLPPQMPPQMPPQSPSFTAYLPQSDPAQLQEGGALISHFQTEAPIIPRQHSYENLPQQGGSRRVSLQEASPYANLPAQGCCVPPTTSPMAAAPPGGGGGGPGLAGVSGLGVGRRSKSLYPLCPSENPFLQTLRDDRRLAHGHSSTDIYKQLVPLTLGHAAAPAHATTLLASELFYPEHMMPYVAPPPPQGTYPAPRAMSAGGARRVYKRMPSIESDV; encoded by the exons aGCCCTTCAGTCCTTCCGTGTGGGTGATGATGTTTGTGATGCTGCTCCTCGTCACGGCGATAGCAGTGTTCATGTTTGAGTTCATCAGTCCGCTTGGCTTCAATCGCAACCTCGCCCAGggcaaag aCCCTCATGGTCCATCGTTCACCGTGGGAAAGGCCATTTGGCTTCTGTGGGGCTTGGTGTTCAATAACTCCGTGCCGGTGCAGAACCCTCGGGGAACCACCAGTAAGTTCATCGTGTCGGTGTGGGCCTTCTTTGCCGTCATCTTCCTCGCCAGCTACACCGCCAACCTGGCCGCCTTCATGATCCAGGAGGAGTTTGTGGACCAGGTCACCGGGCTCAGCGacaagaag ttccAGAGCCCGTACTCCTTCTCCCCTCCGTTCCGCTTCGGGACAGTTCCCAACGGGAGCACCGAGAGAAACATCCGGAAGAACTACCCCGACATGCACCAGTACATGGTCAAGTACCACCAAGGGGGCGTTCAGGACGCGCTCGTCAGCCTCAAGACTGG GAAGCTGGACGCGTTCATCTATGACGCGGCGGTGCTGAACTACATGGCGGGCCGAGACGACGGCTGTAAGCTGGTCACCATCGGGAGCGGCTACGTCTTCGCCACGACGGGATATGGCATCGCCCTGCAGAAGGGCTCCTACTGGAAACGCCAGGTGGACCTGGCCATCCTGGGCATCATCGGAGACG gtgagatggaggagctggaggcccAGTGGCTGACGGGTATCTGTCACCACGAGAAGAACGAGGTGATGAGCTCGCAGCTGGACGTGGACAACATGGCAGGCGTGTTCTACATGCTGGCGGCGGCCATGGGGCTGGCCCTCATCACCTTCGTGTGGGAGCACCTCTTCTACTGGAGGCTCCGCTTCTGCCTCACGGGCCGCTGCTCCGGGCAGCCTGGCCTGCTCTTCACCATCAGCAGG ggtataTGGAGTTGTATCCACGGCGTGCACATCGAGCTGAAGAAGCCTCCGGAGCTGGGCTTCAGTCCCCAGCAGAACATGCTGCACCTGTTCAAGTCGGCCAAGGAGCTGGCGGCCCCCGGTGGTCGCCAGGGCAACCCCAGTGTTCCACAGGCCCCCCCTGGGCTGTTCCAGATCATGGGCGTCGCCAAGGGCAACAGCCTGGGCGTCGCCAAGGACACCGTGTACAGCAACACCGGCAGCCTGCTGAGCAACCGCCTCAAGGAGCCGCTCAACAACGCCTCCCTGTTGCCGGGACAACGAGCAGCGCTGACCCTGCCCGACGCCCCAATGCACAACGTGACcgggggaggagggggcggggtcggAGGCGGAGAGAAGGGCGTGTCCAACGCCTCCAAGCCGCGCGCACTCTGGAAGAAGTCAGTGGAGACGCTCCGGCAAGGAGCCCCGCCGCCCAGCTCCGAGGACCCGCCTTCCGCCGCCCCCGCCGCCGTATCCATGGCAACGCCCCCCAACGCCGCACAACAGCTAGAGTCCCGCCTGCCGATGAAGACCCAGCGTTACCTGCCCGAGGAGGCGCCCGACCTCTCTACCgcagagggcaaaggtcacgcCGGCGTCACCTCCGGCAACGGCGGTAACAAGCCTGCGAAAGAGCCGACGCTGCGCAAACGCGGCTGCCGCCTTCCACGCGACCTGAGCGACCTGGAGCTCTCGACCCTCCGCAGCCAGCAGAGCGGCAGCATCCAGAGcaaccacaccaccacctcgCTGCACCACCTGTTCAGCCAGGGCAGCCAGAGCAgccaggggggaggaggaggaggaggaggagggtctgTCTTCACCATCGACTCCTCCCTCGACCAGGAGCCCGCCGCCGCGCTACACTTCCCCGACCTGTTCagcgaccaccaccaccaccatcaccgcgacaacggcagcagcagcaagaaccCGCCCATGCACACCCAGCAGCCAATCCTGCAGCTGAACAGCAGCCTGCTCACCAGCTTACCGCCGCACCTAGgccacaccccccaccacccggacgtcatggcaacagcagcagccgccAAAGACAAGAAATACAACACCTACGGAAAACCAGGACTGGGCGGAGGAGTCTCTGGTGGAGGAGGGACCGGAGGCGGAGCTCTGACACACTGCCGCAGCTGCCTGTCCCGTGTGGGGGGGTCGTCgtcctctgggggggggggctactcaGGGCTGTACACGGTGCGCTCGCCGCCCCTGCGCTGCGACGCCTGCCTCCACTCGGCCAGCCTCTACGACATCAGCGAGGATCACCTGCAGCACCTGCCCGACCTGCCGCCCCAGATGCCGCCCCAGATGCCACCCCAGTCGCCCTCCTTCACCGCCTACCTGCCCCAGAGCGACCCTGCCCAGCTGCAGGAGGGCGGCGCCCTGATCAGCCACTTCCAGACGGAGGCGCCCATCATCCCCCGGCAGCACTCCTATGAGAACCTGCCCCAGCAGGGGGGCTCCCGGCGCGTGAGCCTGCAGGAGGCCAGCCCGTACGCCAACCTGCCCGCCCAGGGCTGCTGCGtgccccccaccacctcccccatgGCAGCAGCGCCCcccggcggcggtggtggtggcccGGGGCTGGCCGGCGTCAGCGGGCTGGGGGTCGGCCGCCGGAGTAAGTCGCTGTACCCCCTGTGCCCCTCGGAGAACCCGTTCCTGCAGACGCTGCGGGACGACCGGCGGCTGGCGCACGGGCACAGCTCCACAGACATCTACAAGCAGCTGGTGCCCCTCACACTAGGCCACGCCGCCGCGCCCGCGCACGCCACCACGCTGCTCGCCTCGGAGCTCTTCTACCCAGAGCACATGATGCCCTACGTGGCTCCGCCCCCACCGCAGGGTACCTACCCCGCGCCCAGGGCCATGAGTGCCGGCGGCGCCAGGCGGGTCTACAAGAGGATGCCAAGCATCGAGTCTGACGTCTAG